A part of Desulfovibrio psychrotolerans genomic DNA contains:
- a CDS encoding MotA/TolQ/ExbB proton channel family protein, translated as MMPESMTTGLEALSSGWFVLCLLGIISIWAWTLIIGTALQLRALSGPGSSVRSSLAATAEELLRGHADFCARIAAGPLRKRLRQRVIRTRIEAGLHGISANVGTVLLLASLAPLLGLLGTVEGMIVTFKALAIHGNADNTALTEGISKALVTTQGGLLVAIPSLLAGGVLFRKVRKARNSLRVMALRAVAAEASPPRSPAGANLQGGMQ; from the coding sequence ATGATGCCGGAATCCATGACCACCGGGCTGGAGGCCCTCTCCTCCGGCTGGTTCGTCCTGTGCCTTCTGGGAATCATTTCCATATGGGCTTGGACGCTCATCATCGGCACTGCGCTGCAACTGCGCGCCCTCTCCGGCCCCGGCAGTTCTGTCCGCAGCAGCCTTGCCGCAACGGCAGAAGAGCTGCTGCGCGGCCATGCCGACTTCTGCGCACGCATAGCCGCAGGCCCGTTGCGCAAACGCCTGCGCCAGCGCGTCATCCGCACCCGCATAGAAGCAGGCCTGCACGGCATATCCGCCAACGTGGGCACCGTGCTGCTGCTGGCCTCGCTGGCACCGCTGCTGGGACTGCTGGGCACGGTGGAAGGCATGATCGTCACCTTCAAGGCGCTGGCAATCCACGGTAATGCAGACAACACCGCCCTCACAGAGGGCATTTCCAAGGCACTGGTCACAACGCAGGGCGGCCTGCTCGTGGCCATTCCCAGCCTGCTCGCAGGCGGTGTGCTTTTCCGCAAGGTGCGCAAGGCGCGCAACAGCCTTCGCGTCATGGCCCTGCGGGCCGTAGCGGCGGAAGCGTCCCCGCCCCGGTCCCCTGCCGGAGCCAATCTTCAGGGAGGCATGCAATGA
- a CDS encoding FadR/GntR family transcriptional regulator yields the protein MVLPIGEIQEKTLAKLRYQEVAERLQALVASGQLQPGDKIPPERTLAKTFRVSRNCVREAVRALAEKGVLESRQGNGTYVCASDAAQLAADFAEAFGAQRGRLRDIMELRRVVEPGIAALAAARATLDDVNALKVLVFDQQRLAAQNEDDAHLDAEFHLTLARITGNKPLMSMITALHDTLSESRSDYLRTSRRKSCSTAFHLRIIDALEARDAQAARHAMDEHLQTIEADLFGPE from the coding sequence ATGGTACTACCAATAGGCGAGATACAGGAAAAAACGCTGGCCAAACTGCGTTATCAGGAAGTGGCGGAGCGCCTGCAGGCACTCGTGGCTTCCGGGCAGTTGCAGCCGGGTGACAAGATTCCGCCGGAACGCACGCTGGCGAAAACCTTCCGCGTTTCGCGCAACTGCGTGCGCGAGGCCGTGCGCGCCCTTGCGGAAAAAGGCGTACTGGAAAGTAGACAGGGCAACGGCACCTACGTCTGCGCCAGCGATGCAGCACAGCTTGCGGCAGACTTTGCAGAAGCCTTCGGGGCCCAGCGCGGCAGACTGCGCGACATAATGGAACTGCGCCGCGTGGTGGAACCGGGCATTGCCGCCCTCGCCGCTGCCCGCGCCACCCTCGACGATGTAAACGCCCTGAAAGTTCTGGTTTTCGACCAGCAGCGCCTTGCCGCGCAGAACGAGGACGATGCGCATCTGGACGCGGAATTCCACCTCACCCTCGCCCGCATCACAGGCAACAAGCCCCTCATGTCCATGATCACCGCCCTGCACGACACACTTTCGGAAAGCCGGTCAGACTACCTGCGCACTTCCCGGCGCAAAAGCTGTTCCACCGCCTTTCACCTGCGCATCATAGACGCGCTGGAAGCCAGAGACGCACAGGCAGCGCGGCACGCCATGGACGAGCACCTTCAAACCATAGAAGCCGACCTGTTCGGCCCGGAGTAG
- a CDS encoding MotA/TolQ/ExbB proton channel family protein has product MRTMIIWIQWIMLICLLAAPQGVWADQAAPAAAAGKDLRTVGTEAEATKQQAQETLSRVARDITAERQALQQELARIKTAAAQARTRATALETELRALRDEESTLARALDGKQDTLRKIGNTIRDNARLLKGMGATSFAASMHGEWQPRLALMSDPERFPSLEDVIFLMHSLLRTAQDSGHAILTQETVLGRDGAAITASVLRVGAMQAVYSGGAETGFLLPRPEAGPLHAAPYVPSAAETERIRAVLTGPATPLPAPDSNVTPARAAVEQGTVPMDFSGAMLLSNPPEPRTLLTSLREGGIFLWPILLIGLAGCLIVAERCFVLARIRINGKQAVEQGKQGEQGEQGISGAGASPAERVVKRILADGATSAEAMEKRLEESILEELPPLERFLQTLRVLAAVSPLLGLLGTVSGIIQTFRVITAHGNGDPKLLSAGISEALLTTEVGLFTAIPLLLCHHFLTRRVHAVVLDMEVAGTSLITMRHNGETS; this is encoded by the coding sequence ATGCGCACCATGATCATATGGATACAATGGATAATGCTGATCTGCCTGCTCGCCGCCCCGCAAGGGGTGTGGGCGGACCAGGCTGCCCCCGCTGCAGCCGCCGGAAAGGATTTACGCACCGTCGGCACGGAAGCGGAAGCCACAAAGCAGCAGGCACAGGAAACCCTGTCCCGTGTGGCCAGGGATATTACTGCCGAACGGCAGGCCCTGCAACAGGAGCTTGCCCGGATAAAGACCGCCGCCGCACAGGCACGCACGCGCGCAACAGCACTGGAAACAGAACTGCGCGCCCTGCGGGACGAGGAATCCACCCTCGCCCGCGCACTGGACGGCAAGCAGGACACCCTGCGCAAGATAGGCAACACCATCCGGGACAACGCCCGCCTGCTCAAAGGTATGGGAGCCACATCCTTTGCCGCCTCCATGCACGGCGAATGGCAGCCCCGCCTTGCCCTCATGTCAGACCCGGAACGCTTTCCCTCGCTGGAAGACGTCATCTTCCTCATGCACAGCCTTCTGCGCACGGCGCAGGACAGCGGCCATGCCATCCTCACGCAGGAAACGGTGCTGGGCCGCGACGGGGCGGCCATCACCGCCTCCGTGCTGCGCGTGGGAGCCATGCAGGCTGTCTACTCCGGCGGGGCGGAAACGGGCTTCCTGCTGCCCCGCCCGGAGGCAGGCCCGCTCCATGCCGCCCCCTACGTCCCTTCCGCTGCGGAGACGGAACGCATACGCGCCGTCCTCACTGGTCCGGCAACACCTCTGCCCGCGCCTGACAGCAACGTCACTCCGGCACGGGCCGCTGTGGAACAGGGCACCGTTCCCATGGACTTTTCCGGCGCAATGCTGCTCAGCAATCCCCCGGAACCGCGCACCCTGCTCACCTCCCTGCGCGAGGGCGGCATCTTTCTGTGGCCCATCCTGCTCATAGGCCTTGCGGGCTGCCTCATCGTTGCCGAGCGTTGCTTCGTCCTCGCCCGGATACGCATAAACGGCAAACAGGCCGTGGAACAGGGGAAGCAGGGGGAGCAGGGGGAGCAGGGCATCTCCGGTGCAGGCGCAAGCCCGGCGGAGCGCGTGGTAAAGCGCATACTGGCAGATGGTGCAACCTCCGCCGAAGCCATGGAAAAACGACTGGAGGAATCCATTCTGGAAGAACTGCCTCCCCTTGAGCGGTTCCTCCAGACCCTGCGCGTGCTTGCGGCCGTATCCCCCCTGCTGGGCCTGCTGGGCACGGTTTCCGGCATCATCCAGACCTTCCGCGTTATCACGGCCCACGGCAACGGCGACCCCAAACTCCTCTCCGCAGGCATCTCAGAAGCCCTGCTGACCACAGAGGTGGGCCTGTTCACGGCCATTCCGCTGCTGCTGTGCCACCACTTCCTCACCCGCCGCGTCCACGCCGTGGTGCTGGACATGGAGGTTGCCGGAACATCCCTCATCACCATGCGGCATAACGGAGAAACGTCATGA
- a CDS encoding ExbD/TolR family protein: MRQSRYTDRSEMFNDIDLTPMIDMVFILLIFFIVSTSFIREAGVVVERPAAETAESQHVQIVIAIDADNMLWMEGSSIDIRSLGARVHTLRAENEELGIIVAADVRTRAGVLVEVLDLCRQAGVRNVSVATRKPQ, translated from the coding sequence ATGAGACAGTCCCGGTATACCGACAGGTCGGAAATGTTCAATGACATCGACCTCACCCCAATGATCGACATGGTGTTCATCCTCCTCATCTTCTTCATCGTCTCCACAAGCTTCATCCGCGAGGCGGGCGTGGTGGTGGAGCGCCCCGCCGCAGAAACGGCGGAAAGCCAGCATGTCCAGATCGTCATCGCCATTGATGCAGACAACATGCTCTGGATGGAGGGAAGCTCCATAGACATCCGCTCCCTCGGCGCGCGGGTCCACACCCTGCGGGCGGAAAACGAAGAGCTGGGCATCATCGTGGCAGCCGACGTCCGCACCCGCGCAGGTGTGCTGGTAGAGGTGCTGGACCTGTGCAGGCAGGCAGGGGTGCGCAACGTCAGCGTCGCTACAAGGAAACCGCAATGA
- a CDS encoding DUF3450 domain-containing protein, whose protein sequence is MISIHTPLSRPHGGTEADSPDTTTISIPQTEYRTMRTIMLTPPQALPHSALRLFTHMTGILGMALLWLAAPALAANAPNPDAVMRSVTSTITMEKAGQERGREWENEQARLLEEIRQARLEESWYALQVETFTRYVETARSRVAEQRSVRQELERMETELEGELVRTLTAMESLVNSDMPFLSEERARRIAFLHKSLADYELASAEKLRRVLEGLQAEVSYGAGVHMEDNIIEPHGVAQGVQLIRTGRVGLYALSPDGARGWHWKRGHGFAPLDDAAVRSVATLRDMLERKQVLTLPVLPFSPSQPVMDASHGAAEPNTAGQAEEFRGAAATISAPGTDADNLLHQTTSAAQAQGEDR, encoded by the coding sequence ATGATCAGCATACACACTCCGCTCTCCCGCCCCCACGGCGGAACAGAAGCGGACAGTCCCGATACAACGACAATCAGCATACCCCAAACGGAATATCGCACCATGCGCACCATAATGCTCACGCCCCCTCAGGCCCTCCCGCACAGCGCCCTGCGCCTCTTCACCCATATGACCGGCATACTGGGCATGGCCCTGCTGTGGCTTGCCGCCCCCGCCCTTGCGGCAAACGCTCCCAACCCGGATGCGGTCATGCGCTCCGTCACCTCCACCATCACCATGGAAAAGGCAGGGCAGGAACGCGGCAGGGAATGGGAAAACGAACAGGCCCGCCTGCTGGAAGAAATCCGGCAGGCCCGGCTTGAGGAATCCTGGTACGCCCTGCAGGTGGAAACCTTCACCCGTTATGTGGAAACAGCCCGCAGCCGCGTGGCCGAACAACGCTCCGTCCGGCAGGAGTTGGAACGCATGGAGACCGAACTGGAGGGCGAACTGGTACGCACGCTCACCGCCATGGAATCCCTTGTAAACAGCGACATGCCCTTCCTGAGCGAAGAACGGGCGCGCAGAATCGCCTTCCTGCATAAATCCCTTGCAGATTACGAACTCGCCAGTGCGGAAAAACTGCGCCGCGTGCTGGAAGGCCTTCAGGCAGAAGTCTCCTACGGTGCAGGCGTGCACATGGAAGATAACATCATAGAACCGCACGGCGTCGCGCAGGGCGTGCAGCTTATCCGCACAGGCCGCGTAGGGCTGTATGCCCTGTCGCCCGACGGGGCGCGCGGCTGGCACTGGAAACGCGGGCACGGATTTGCCCCGCTGGATGACGCGGCGGTCCGTTCGGTGGCAACCCTGCGGGATATGCTGGAAAGAAAGCAGGTTCTCACCCTGCCCGTCCTGCCGTTCTCCCCTTCACAGCCGGTAATGGATGCTTCGCACGGAGCCGCAGAACCCAACACCGCCGGTCAGGCAGAAGAATTCAGGGGCGCTGCAGCCACAATCAGCGCCCCCGGCACAGATGCGGATAACCTGCTGCATCAGACAACGTCCGCAGCACAGGCACAAGGGGAGGACCGCTGA
- a CDS encoding sulfite exporter TauE/SafE family protein, translated as MFSIIALYSLVGGVAGVLAGLLGVGGGLVIVPMLVFCLAQQGMQPETIMHIALGTSMASIIFTSISSFMAHHRRGAVDWTIVRNVTLGILIGTYGGSILAAHLSASFLKGFFVVFLYYVSFQMFTGKKPKPARTMPGKPGMFAAGGVIGGVSSLVGIGGGTLSVPFMLWGNVPVHRAIGTSAAIGFPIALAGCAGYIVNGLHATGLPEYSLGYVYLPALIGIVAVSMLTAPLGVRLAHRLPVDKLKRVFSVLLFLVGTRMLVSIL; from the coding sequence ATGTTCAGCATCATCGCATTATACAGCCTTGTGGGCGGCGTGGCGGGCGTTCTCGCCGGTCTGCTGGGCGTGGGCGGGGGGCTCGTCATCGTTCCCATGCTGGTCTTCTGCCTCGCCCAGCAGGGCATGCAGCCGGAAACCATCATGCACATAGCCCTCGGCACCTCCATGGCAAGCATCATCTTCACCTCCATATCCAGCTTCATGGCGCACCACAGGCGCGGTGCCGTGGACTGGACCATCGTGCGCAACGTCACACTGGGCATCCTCATAGGCACCTACGGTGGCTCCATCCTTGCCGCGCACCTTTCCGCCTCCTTCCTCAAGGGCTTCTTCGTGGTCTTTCTGTATTACGTCTCCTTCCAGATGTTCACGGGCAAAAAACCCAAGCCCGCCCGCACCATGCCGGGTAAACCGGGCATGTTCGCGGCGGGTGGCGTCATCGGCGGCGTATCCAGCCTTGTGGGCATCGGCGGGGGCACACTCTCCGTTCCCTTCATGCTCTGGGGCAACGTGCCTGTGCACAGGGCCATAGGCACCTCCGCCGCCATCGGATTTCCCATAGCGCTCGCAGGCTGCGCCGGCTACATCGTAAACGGCCTGCATGCCACAGGGCTGCCCGAATACTCGCTGGGATACGTCTACCTCCCCGCCCTTATCGGCATCGTGGCGGTGAGCATGCTCACCGCCCCCCTCGGCGTGCGCCTTGCCCACAGGCTGCCTGTTGATAAGCTCAAGCGCGTCTTCTCCGTTCTGCTCTTCCTTGTGGGCACACGCATGCTGGTGAGCATCCTTTAG
- a CDS encoding energy transducer TonB, translating into MTRAARNTVSTMGGVGMTLLLFLFLVTGAVFHETPDKRLMHGAVRLSSFEETPVQDEEVYSTKDVPQVQRMEEIAAAEMSLEQPQLEMEVSSLNMDMAPEFAGSLPMSGMPSLSQAGALSAPSGGALTLGEVDEQPRALYAPSPLYPSREKAQGKEAKVLVRITLRRDGTVMEALPLGTTDDTAPFLDAAVSAVLQWRFVPCKKGGEAVQCIADQPFTFTIPR; encoded by the coding sequence ATGACACGCGCAGCAAGAAACACCGTCAGCACCATGGGCGGAGTCGGCATGACCCTGCTGCTCTTCCTGTTCCTCGTAACAGGGGCCGTCTTCCATGAAACGCCGGATAAACGGCTCATGCACGGCGCCGTTCGGCTGTCTTCCTTCGAAGAGACGCCCGTGCAGGATGAAGAGGTATACAGCACCAAAGATGTCCCTCAGGTACAGCGCATGGAAGAAATCGCCGCCGCAGAGATGTCGCTGGAGCAGCCCCAGCTTGAGATGGAAGTCTCCAGCCTGAATATGGATATGGCCCCGGAATTCGCTGGCTCGCTGCCCATGAGCGGAATGCCCTCTCTGTCGCAGGCGGGGGCGTTGTCCGCTCCGTCCGGCGGCGCGCTCACGCTGGGCGAGGTGGACGAGCAGCCCCGTGCCCTCTACGCGCCCTCCCCGCTCTATCCCTCGCGGGAAAAGGCGCAGGGCAAAGAGGCCAAGGTGCTTGTACGCATAACCCTGCGCCGCGACGGCACCGTTATGGAAGCCCTGCCCCTCGGCACCACAGACGATACAGCCCCCTTTCTGGACGCCGCCGTCAGTGCCGTGCTGCAATGGCGTTTCGTCCCGTGCAAAAAGGGCGGCGAGGCCGTGCAGTGCATAGCGGACCAGCCCTTTACCTTCACCATCCCCCGGTAG
- a CDS encoding tetratricopeptide repeat protein, with protein MLTIHIAPYGAFRTLLLCAALLLGLATVRPALGAPQDEQRQVTQQEYTLFNEAKRHAERKNFAKADEILNRYFTGDTRRRHLFGYELYSYVLLQIGGEPAIAKAVRILEEGTAAYPGNSGLLLNLGTAYAQSGQPLKAAETYLKAYEQEGRTNHSLVFSAAVLLADAGKPGEAYEALSPLKDLPEARDDWFVLLGQCALRMKKPRQAAEVVRTGLQRYPEHTNLWRILGHAHMQEGNREQAAAAFGVAHKLTPASEEEQRQLASLYSSVGAPIMGKEALGQAPATAQLLDHLAFGLARTGDLTGALDKAQQALAMEPTAERRFRKGQILLRMRRMDEARQVFSGLATEKGRWQGKAQWALCIIAWQEGDWQAAKSALEVAAQSDATIRKRALRLMALLETVTTRPQ; from the coding sequence ATGCTTACCATCCACATAGCCCCATACGGGGCCTTCCGCACCCTGCTGCTGTGCGCCGCCCTGCTGCTCGGCCTGGCAACGGTTCGCCCCGCGCTCGGGGCACCGCAGGACGAACAACGGCAGGTAACGCAGCAGGAATACACCCTCTTCAACGAGGCAAAACGCCACGCGGAACGCAAGAACTTTGCCAAGGCGGACGAGATACTGAACCGCTACTTTACGGGCGACACCAGACGCAGGCACCTCTTCGGCTACGAACTTTACAGCTACGTGCTGCTGCAGATAGGCGGCGAGCCTGCCATAGCCAAGGCCGTGCGCATTCTGGAAGAAGGCACTGCGGCCTACCCCGGAAACTCAGGCCTCCTGCTGAATCTGGGTACAGCTTATGCCCAGTCCGGGCAGCCTCTCAAGGCAGCGGAAACCTACCTCAAGGCTTATGAGCAGGAAGGCCGCACAAACCATTCGCTTGTCTTTTCCGCCGCCGTCCTTCTCGCGGACGCAGGCAAACCCGGAGAAGCCTACGAGGCACTCTCCCCCCTCAAAGACCTGCCGGAAGCCCGCGACGACTGGTTCGTCCTGCTGGGCCAGTGCGCCCTGCGCATGAAAAAGCCCCGGCAGGCGGCAGAGGTGGTCCGCACAGGCCTGCAGCGTTATCCGGAGCATACCAACCTGTGGCGCATACTCGGCCACGCGCACATGCAGGAAGGCAACCGCGAACAGGCGGCAGCCGCATTCGGCGTGGCCCACAAGCTAACTCCCGCGTCCGAGGAAGAACAACGCCAGCTCGCCTCCCTGTACAGCTCCGTAGGGGCCCCCATCATGGGAAAGGAAGCGCTGGGGCAGGCACCCGCCACCGCCCAGTTGCTGGACCACCTTGCCTTCGGCCTTGCCCGCACCGGTGACCTTACGGGCGCACTGGACAAGGCGCAGCAGGCTCTGGCCATGGAACCCACTGCGGAGCGCCGCTTCCGCAAAGGCCAGATACTGCTCCGCATGCGCCGCATGGACGAGGCACGGCAGGTGTTCTCCGGCCTCGCCACAGAAAAGGGCCGCTGGCAGGGCAAGGCCCAGTGGGCGCTGTGCATCATCGCGTGGCAGGAAGGGGACTGGCAGGCCGCCAAAAGCGCGCTGGAAGTGGCCGCACAGTCCGATGCAACCATCCGCAAACGCGCCCTGCGGCTCATGGCTCTGCTGGAAACCGTTACCACCCGGCCTCAGTAA
- a CDS encoding ABC transporter ATP-binding protein, with translation MNPVLHIHGLTIGFPGTAAAVSPADTPPPVVRNVNLTLHKGQVLGLVGESGSGKSLTARAIMGLLPPGGRILSGSMEFSGHNLATLSGEAMRSLRGNRIAMLFQDPLSSFNPLHRIGRQIGEGLALHRKWPPARIRKRVAELLQQVGMNDPRRFMDAFPHQLSGGQRQRAMLAMALANEPDILIADEPTTALDAVVQQQVLELLLSLRGDMSIILISHDLPMMQQAADHICVMRNGEIVEQGPARALFSAPEHPYTRLLLYRGEDRDPQPAVTDTLPVLSVRDLNVRYPAEKNWLGKTRTWHHAVRNVRFDLHRGECLGIVGESGSGKSSLGLAVLRLVESSGEVRFMGTPLHTLPEARLRPLRAGLQIVFQDPLASLNPRLSVQECIAEGLKAQERLSEEETETRVISAMREVELDPLLRHRYPHELSGGQCQRICLARALVMAPRCIVFDEPTSSLDRNTQFQVVHLLQRLQQKHGLSSLFIAHDLALVRRLCHRVLIMHNGSVVESGPTPHVFAAPQHPYTRCLLQAAQPSLQRPAGMAGTGEPA, from the coding sequence ATGAACCCTGTTCTGCACATACACGGGCTGACCATAGGCTTTCCGGGAACCGCCGCAGCCGTCTCCCCGGCGGACACGCCGCCCCCGGTGGTCCGCAACGTCAACCTCACGCTGCACAAGGGGCAGGTGCTGGGGCTGGTGGGCGAGAGCGGCTCCGGCAAATCCCTCACCGCCCGGGCCATCATGGGCCTGCTGCCCCCCGGCGGCAGAATTCTTTCCGGCAGCATGGAATTCTCGGGGCACAACCTCGCCACCCTCTCCGGGGAAGCTATGCGCTCCCTCCGGGGAAACCGCATCGCCATGTTGTTTCAGGACCCTTTAAGCAGTTTCAATCCTCTGCACAGAATAGGCCGGCAGATAGGAGAAGGCCTTGCCCTGCACAGAAAATGGCCCCCCGCGCGCATCCGCAAAAGGGTGGCAGAGCTGCTGCAACAGGTGGGCATGAACGATCCCCGGCGATTCATGGACGCCTTCCCGCACCAGCTTTCCGGCGGCCAGCGCCAGCGCGCCATGCTTGCCATGGCGCTGGCCAACGAGCCGGATATCCTCATCGCAGATGAACCCACCACCGCACTGGACGCCGTTGTCCAGCAGCAGGTGCTGGAATTGCTGCTCTCGCTGCGGGGAGATATGTCCATCATTCTCATCAGCCATGACCTGCCCATGATGCAGCAGGCGGCGGACCACATCTGCGTCATGCGCAACGGCGAAATCGTGGAGCAGGGACCGGCCCGCGCCCTCTTCTCCGCACCGGAACACCCCTACACCCGCCTGCTCCTGTACCGGGGAGAAGACCGCGACCCGCAACCGGCGGTAACAGATACGCTTCCTGTGCTCTCCGTACGCGACCTGAACGTGCGCTATCCGGCAGAAAAGAACTGGCTGGGCAAAACCCGCACATGGCACCACGCCGTGCGCAACGTCCGCTTCGACCTGCACCGGGGCGAATGCCTCGGCATCGTGGGCGAAAGCGGTTCCGGAAAATCCTCGCTGGGCCTTGCCGTGCTCCGGCTGGTGGAATCATCCGGAGAGGTGCGCTTCATGGGCACCCCGCTGCACACCCTGCCGGAAGCCCGCCTGCGCCCGTTGCGCGCCGGGCTGCAAATCGTGTTTCAGGACCCCTTGGCATCGCTGAACCCCCGCCTCAGCGTGCAGGAATGCATTGCAGAAGGACTAAAGGCGCAGGAACGGCTCAGTGAAGAGGAAACGGAAACCCGCGTGATCTCCGCCATGCGCGAGGTGGAGCTGGACCCGCTCCTGCGCCACCGCTATCCGCATGAACTTTCGGGCGGGCAGTGCCAGCGCATCTGCCTTGCCCGTGCGCTTGTCATGGCGCCGCGCTGCATCGTGTTCGATGAACCCACCTCGTCGCTGGACAGGAACACCCAGTTTCAGGTGGTCCATCTGCTGCAACGGCTCCAGCAGAAGCACGGCCTTTCCAGCCTGTTCATCGCGCATGATCTGGCACTGGTCAGACGCCTGTGCCACCGGGTGCTCATCATGCACAACGGCAGCGTCGTGGAGTCCGGTCCCACACCGCACGTCTTCGCGGCACCGCAGCACCCGTACACCCGCTGCCTGCTTCAGGCGGCGCAACCTTCGCTGCAACGTCCCGCAGGCATGGCGGGAACAGGAGAACCCGCATGA
- a CDS encoding HDOD domain-containing protein — MARINAPDLRPGMVLAQDATGANGRLLLPKGTTLEERHIRVLHIWGAIDADIENLSREDSQQAALQEMQHDHVEAATRYVDILFRHADLSVPPMHELYTQCRRHYAELIAAGGRISEETFGWNPLPMPDTFPPMDLESFVSSDKGLASFPDIYFRISDALNDPNSTASRLAEVISKDPSMSAKLLQLVNSPFYGFGQRIDSLSRGVVLVGARELSQLALGVAVMDLFIGVPDGLITVRGFWQHSIACGVLCRIIASHIPGMQQERCFVIGLLHDVGRLVMLKLAPREIAWAINLSRTENMPLYQAEKAVFGFDHTDVTEALFTRWNLPGELLEGVAEHHATHRPTFREAAICGLGDTMAIAMGHGFSGTMHVRTLPPEMWRALEVPDSILNASMLAARRQIDDILTIFMK, encoded by the coding sequence ATGGCAAGAATAAACGCACCCGACCTGCGTCCCGGCATGGTGCTGGCGCAGGATGCCACAGGCGCCAACGGCCGCCTGCTGCTGCCCAAGGGAACAACCCTTGAGGAAAGGCATATCCGTGTCCTGCATATATGGGGGGCCATAGACGCCGATATAGAAAACCTCTCCCGCGAGGATTCGCAGCAGGCAGCCCTTCAGGAGATGCAGCACGACCACGTGGAAGCCGCCACCCGCTACGTGGATATCCTGTTCCGCCACGCCGACCTCAGCGTGCCGCCCATGCACGAACTCTATACCCAGTGCCGCAGGCACTATGCGGAACTCATTGCCGCAGGCGGGCGCATCTCAGAAGAAACCTTCGGCTGGAACCCCCTGCCCATGCCGGACACCTTCCCCCCCATGGATCTGGAATCCTTCGTCAGCAGCGACAAGGGCCTCGCCTCCTTTCCCGACATCTACTTCCGCATCAGCGATGCGCTGAACGACCCCAATTCCACAGCAAGCCGCCTTGCCGAGGTCATCTCCAAAGACCCCAGCATGAGCGCCAAACTCCTGCAGTTGGTAAACAGCCCGTTTTACGGCTTCGGGCAGCGCATAGATTCGCTGAGCCGGGGCGTGGTGCTGGTGGGCGCGCGCGAACTAAGCCAACTCGCTCTGGGCGTGGCAGTCATGGACCTGTTCATCGGCGTGCCGGACGGCCTCATCACCGTGCGCGGCTTCTGGCAGCATTCCATAGCCTGCGGCGTGCTGTGCCGCATCATCGCCTCACACATTCCCGGCATGCAGCAGGAACGCTGCTTCGTCATCGGCCTGCTGCACGATGTGGGCAGGCTGGTCATGCTCAAACTCGCCCCGCGCGAGATAGCGTGGGCCATCAACCTGTCCCGCACGGAGAACATGCCCCTGTACCAAGCGGAGAAAGCCGTGTTCGGCTTCGACCATACAGATGTGACAGAGGCCCTCTTCACCCGCTGGAACCTGCCGGGAGAACTGCTGGAAGGCGTTGCGGAGCATCACGCCACCCACCGCCCCACCTTCCGCGAAGCCGCCATCTGCGGTCTGGGCGATACCATGGCCATTGCCATGGGCCACGGCTTCAGCGGCACCATGCACGTGCGCACCCTCCCCCCGGAAATGTGGCGCGCGCTGGAAGTGCCGGACAGCATCCTCAACGCCTCCATGCTGGCAGCCCGGCGGCAGATTGACGACATCCTCACCATTTTCATGAAGTAG